Part of the Nicotiana sylvestris chromosome 2, ASM39365v2, whole genome shotgun sequence genome, TTTTAATACGtccattaagaaaatattaaaaattatataaaaatacttaTTATGATTAAATTATCCCTAATTAAACATTTAATATGAGGAGTAAAAATTTTTTTTAGGGATATATACATAggggttattttataaaaacaaattgaattctttcttgattacataactggacatttattttaaaccaaaatgaaaaaacaaattggtcacttatcGTGAATAGGAGGGAGTAATATTTTAAACGTTGGATTAATATGTTTAAATGATCTACGGAAGGTACAAATGACTAATTTTGTAAGATTTAGAGATAAACTTGAACTTTTTCGTTGAATTACAACACACTCCATGGTTACTAAATAAGGAGGAATTGTACTTAGTACCAAGAAAAATTAGGATTATAATGTGATTAGCACACTCACAGAGTCAACGTACATGTACAAACTGGTCCTCCTTAACTACATGCACTATGTATTTTTAACAGCTTactttttttctcctttctcccaTTTCTAATTTCCTTTTCAACCTTCCATTGAAGCAGCGCGCAGAAATGGAGCTTCCCTTTGGGAAATACTCCACTTCAGCTCAAAGAACTCCAAGAATATTTATACTTATTATAGTTTTAGCAGTTACAGTTCTGGGTCTTATCCCTCTTTACCACCCCTTTAATTGGTACCCAGCAGATTTAGTAACCCAAAATCCATCTGAAATATCACCCACATACCATGCTGAGGAGCATAAGATAAAGATTAAAGAGCCAGAAACATGCGATATTTTCAGTGGGGAATGGGTTTGGAATCCGGATGCTCCATATTACACGAATGTGACCTGTTCTGAAATCCATGAGCACCAAAATTGTATGAAGTATGGTAGACCTGATACTGATTACTTGAAGTGGAGGTGGAAGCCTAATGGATGTGAGCTCCACATTTTTAACCCGTTTCAGTTTTTGGATATGGTTAGAAACAAGTCTTTGGCAATTGTCGGTGACTCAGTTGGAAGAAACCAAATGCAGTCCTTGATTTGCCTCTTGGGCCGGGTACCATTCTCTTCTCTGCAATTCTTATTAATTTTGCTtaagttttttattttcttccatttgcATAGGCAGTACTTGATGATCTGTGCTGAATTACTGCTTCTACATTATTATGTTATAGTTTATCTTAGTTTTGTGAAAACTTTAGCTTGGATTAGCTAGTTGGATGCACTCAGCTTAGCTTGTTGAATGCATAATTTATGGTTAATAGAAGATTTGGTCTACCTAAGGCTAGAACTTTCCAAGATTTAGGTGAAGTTTTAGTGTTTTAATTTCCAGAATGAAGTTGTGACTGAGCGATAGTACAATGTACTCCCTCCCTTCTAATTATGAGGCAGCGTTTAATTGGAcattaaattttaaaaagaataaataaaatgTATTTGTGATTTTGAACAAAACATAAATacttaaatgataaaactaaaaagttaaaattaaattattttttaaataaaaactaCTTGtgtgatatattttaaaataaataaaaaagaaaaatacgacaacaacaacccagtataatcgtTTCCAAAAAGAaactcggcatccttccctccaagaacttcccaccttgctcttggggagactcgaactcacaacctcttagttggaagtggaggttgtttACAATCAGAGCAACTCCTCTTgtctaaataaaaaagaaaaatataacattTAAATGAGACAATAAAATATAGGTTTAACGGGGAATATGGCCATTAATAGTAAGATGAAGGACTGGAAATGTGAAGTTTTGCATTCACTGATGATTTTCGATGGAAAGAGAGTTGAGTCGTGAGTATAAAATGTGATATGAAAGAGTACGACGTCGTGGCACATGCAACTGCTCAACGGAGATGCCAGTCTAAGTCATAAACCACTGtcaaactaaaatttatatatatatatatatatatatatatatatatatatatatatatatatatatatatagtaattgtCATTTGAAAATGATTTCATCTAGTCCAAAAAAAGTTTTTTCTCATTTCATTATTAATCATCcctcaaataattaaaataacaaggTACTAGTActacaagaaaagaaaaggctaaaAGCATACAATAGGAGGAACATTGGGGGCCAGCGTGAAATTTGTCATATTGCTTTTTAATCCTCAGAAAGTGTCTTGTTTTCCCAATAATATTATACTAATACGACTATTTAACTTGATCCACGGAGCTTTTCCCCTTAAAATAATGTATCATGAAAAATTGATAGAGAATGGGGTCATAACTTGATTCTTAGAAATGCATAAACATAAAAAAGATAATTGTGCCCTTGAGATTGTTTGACTAAATCATTAACAACCATGACCATGGTTCTTATGCGAAAAATTAACCCGGTTTACCCAaccgcttaaactaaaaataatcgatagagatataatatatgtataatttatgtaCTATATGTCTATAATTGTGTACAATCTATGTGTATaaatgtataatctatgtatatggtTTGAAAAAATAAACAATGAATATGAGGTTCTATTAGTATAGagataatattattttttggTTTAGATACAACTCTTTATAGTAAAAGCCCGGAATTGCTCCGGACAATCCGATGCTTTGCTAAACACCGTTCTACTTCATGTGCCATAGTTAGCGCTAGACTAATCTAAAAGCAAAATCAAGAAGTAATGAAAAAACTGATCTTCTTTTTTGTGTTTTTAGGTGGAATATCCTATTGATATTTCTGACAATCCAGATCAATCTTTCAAAAAGTACAAATACACAACTTACAACTTCACCCTAGCAATGAATTGGTCACCATTTTTGGTTTCAACGAAAGAAATAGATGCAGATGGTCCATGCCATACTGGACTCTATAACCTTTACCTAGATGAAGCCGATGAGAAATGGACCACCCTAATTGAGGGATATGACTACATCATCTTAAACGCCGGCCACTGGTTTGCCCGGTGCAGCGTCTACTACGAAAACAACCAACGAGTCGGCTGCAAGTACTGTGGATTGCCAAATGTTACTGAACTCCCACATAACTATGCCTACCAAAGGGCATTTAGAACTGCTCTTAAAGCTATCAACGACGTAGAAAATTTTAAGGGTGTAGCGATTCTTAGGACTTTTGCACCTTCTCATTATGAAGGTGGGGACTGGAATAAGGGAGGAGATTGTGCAATGACAAGGCCATTCAGAAGTAATGAGACCGCGTCGGAAGGTCAAAGCTTGGAGCAATATAGGATCCAAGTCAAAGAGTTTAAGATTGCAGAGAAGGAAGGGAAGATGAAGGGGAGGAGATTCAGATTGATGGATACAACAAAAGCAATGTTGTTGAGACCAGATGGTCACCCAAGTAAATATGGGCATTGGCCTAGTGAAAATGTGGTAAATGACTGTGTCCATTGGTGCTTGCCTGGTCCTATTGATTCTTGGGCTGATTTCTTGTTTCATATGTTAAAGATGGAGGGCATCAGATCCCTAGTTGAAAAGCTTCAATGAGAGAGCTAAACTATACATTATTGTACTTtgatttttcataaatttttcttCCTAATGATCATTTACTCTTTTGAGGATTCTATAGTCGATAGGTTGGTTCTCAATTCAGGGAAGTAGAAGACAAATCTTTCAATTCGTTCAAAGTCGGCTATTTGCGTAAAATCTCATTAAAATATGATCATTTGAGAAACGAATCTAAAACTTGATAAGTGATAAGTTATATTATATGCAACCTGTTGGGATTTTTCTAAAGAGTGTGAATGAGAAATGAAAGAGGCACATTTTGGATTGCGCCTCTACATCTCACCCTTACTTTGTCTATAAATTTAGAGGTTTGGCCTCATTTTTCATACACAGAAAAATCTGAaaacttttcctcttttttctacATTGTTGCATTATTTTCTAAATAAATATAAGTATCAAGTGTGATTTGCTCCGTTTGTTGAGTTCGTTGAAGTTCTGTGATTTGTACTGTCGCTATCAGAGAATAGTTATTCCATTATATCCTGGGTGGAACTAATCCAAAACCTTGGGCAACAGTGAGAACGATTAAATTCCTCCAGGACATACAAGTAACTTGTGGACTCAAAATTATTTTACGTTTTGTTGATTGAACTAATATTTCTTTGTTTCTCTAATTTTCTGGTTTCGAACACAAATTTTACCAACATAGCCATCACGCACTGATGATCCATTACAAGTTCAGGTCGGAGATCTAGATAAGCTTGGAAATTTTAGCCTGCAAAATGCCACAATTTAGCGTCAATTTAAAATGTAATCTTGGTATAGAAGCAGGCCCCTCCAAGGAAAGGCAAGTCGCCATGAGGCTAAAACTCGAATTTGCAGTGtttcaaatttttttattttttattttaaagctCTGTTACCTAGTTGAGTTTCCCTATTTTTAGATTAAATATGTGAAATAGCCATATTTGGGGAAAATGAATTATTAGTTTGATCTATGTGTCTTTTCAAACAATTTGTCTTTTAAACTCACGGACAAGAAAAAGTAATTCTATCTTCTATCTCATGATTCATAAACTATACTATATCCAGAGATTGCTAAATCCACTCAATTGGTATTTTTGTCCACTCTGAAAGAGAATATCAAGGTTGTTCATAAATCATAATCAAAactatttgaattaaaaaaaaacacaaaTTTCCAACTCTTACTTATTCTTTTATGTTAGTTTCTAAATTTTGAGTTCTCTTTGTTACCGCTCTTTCATGTGTTCAGAACATAACGACGGAGTATAATAATTTTGCTTGATTGTATTACTAGTATGTTCTTTTCAAGTGGTTGGTCAATGTATGAGAAGAGTAACTAaaagtttgaaatttgaaattcaaGGAAACTATTTTTATCAAAGGCGGATCACACGTGAAGCTGTGTACTAAAAAGGCAAAAATGGTGCATAAATAAGAAGGAGATAAAAGCAATGCAAAGTCCTCATCATTCAGCTAATTGCCACCAAGCTACGCCATGTTTTAATTCTCCAACAAACTCTTTCACCTTTTTCCTCTGCAAGTTATTGAAAATGGATAACATAATCATTGTCCAATTAATTAAAAGGGAGTAACTCTTACTATCCAACAGAGTAAATTAAGTTTTTGAATCACTTTTATGAATGATAGTAATAGGTCTCATGTGAACCTAGGACGATCGATCGTTTAGTCAAACATGTTTACATAAGATTTCGAATGTACTATAGGGGTGGCAaacgggtcgggtcggatatgagcGGGTCGAAAACAGATAAATTATCTGGCCCGCCCCGTATTTAAAACGGATAAAAAACAGGTTGTCCGgcagataatatggatatccatattatccatggaTTCTTCAATATTATCTCTTATGGCAGAATTCCTACTCTCCCAAACTTGAGAACTCCCAATTTGAGACTTTACATATATAAAAGTTAAACACATTAGTTATTCATTGGTTATCTATTTGTTTAACCATTTTCTAAGTGTATAATATGACTTTTATCCATattcgacccgtttttaaaaagttcatcaTCCAACCTATTTTAAAATAGGTAATATGGATGGATAACTGCTTTTTATTTTAACAATTTTGCCACCTCTATACTATTTTTTTTTCATGGCAGTGACAGTAGATTGTGTTAAAACAATCAGATAAATCTTAGTGGCAATAATATCAGTCTAGCTTGAAGTGCTGGGTCGCAATATATTTATATTGTACAGACTATAATTTCAATCTTTGAGAATAACTTTCAAAGGATTTAGTAGTTTTCGTTGTTTATTGAACCATATAAGGTaatgtttattttcttttttcctttgaaTAATAAGCGACTTTGCTTCATGTATGATGTGCTGCTTATTAGATTCAAAAACAAGTATATTAGTCAAGTTTGAAAGAATCCACCAAGATAATTAATCATTTAGCCCATAATACCAAACGTATACAGTAAAAGTAGCTTTTTCTATGATTGATTTTCCTAGTACTAGCTAGTAGATAAATTGCTCACAAAATTTTGATCTTGGAAAACGTTATTTGCAGATGAAGTGGAAGAACTTGCATATGCTGTTGGAAAGCTTTAGAAAAGTTGTACTACCAATCTTAACATTAGTACTCCTAGTCAAAATCACCTTTTCTTCATATAATACTACCACTGATTCTTTGCTGCAAAATCTTGAATCAACCCTCAATAAATCAGTCCCTTTTGATCAGCAAAAACATGAGGCAATCACCCAACTGCAGTCTGTTGGAATTACAAGCATTAATCATTCAGAAAAAGTAGGGATAAAGCAGCAAACATGCAACCTCTTTGAGGGGAAGTGGATACCATTTCCATATGGGCCATACTATACAAATGAGACAAACTGCGCGATCGATGATCGacaaaatt contains:
- the LOC104247031 gene encoding protein trichome birefringence-like 19 — translated: MELPFGKYSTSAQRTPRIFILIIVLAVTVLGLIPLYHPFNWYPADLVTQNPSEISPTYHAEEHKIKIKEPETCDIFSGEWVWNPDAPYYTNVTCSEIHEHQNCMKYGRPDTDYLKWRWKPNGCELHIFNPFQFLDMVRNKSLAIVGDSVGRNQMQSLICLLGRVEYPIDISDNPDQSFKKYKYTTYNFTLAMNWSPFLVSTKEIDADGPCHTGLYNLYLDEADEKWTTLIEGYDYIILNAGHWFARCSVYYENNQRVGCKYCGLPNVTELPHNYAYQRAFRTALKAINDVENFKGVAILRTFAPSHYEGGDWNKGGDCAMTRPFRSNETASEGQSLEQYRIQVKEFKIAEKEGKMKGRRFRLMDTTKAMLLRPDGHPSKYGHWPSENVVNDCVHWCLPGPIDSWADFLFHMLKMEGIRSLVEKLQ